A genomic segment from Nocardia cyriacigeorgica GUH-2 encodes:
- a CDS encoding YciI family protein, producing MKYMLIMRATDETFEAFQNADFTEIMESMGKFNDEMIRAGVLVAAEGLDPDPESGVVVDYSSETPVVTDGPYGETKELFGGFWILNVASREEAIEWAKRAPMAGPGSKCEIRRVTTIDEFPADNIWIEKERAWREATGQL from the coding sequence ATGAAGTACATGCTGATCATGCGCGCCACCGACGAGACCTTCGAGGCCTTCCAGAACGCCGACTTCACCGAAATCATGGAGTCGATGGGCAAGTTCAACGACGAGATGATCCGGGCCGGCGTGCTGGTCGCGGCCGAGGGGCTCGACCCCGACCCGGAATCGGGCGTCGTGGTGGACTACTCCTCGGAGACACCGGTGGTCACCGACGGCCCGTACGGTGAGACCAAGGAATTGTTCGGCGGCTTCTGGATTCTCAATGTGGCCTCGCGGGAAGAGGCCATCGAATGGGCCAAGCGCGCGCCGATGGCGGGACCGGGCTCCAAGTGCGAGATCCGCCGCGTCACCACGATCGACGAATTCCCCGCGGACAACATCTGGATCGAGAAGGAGCGGGCGTGGCGCGAGGCCACCGGTCAGCTCTGA
- a CDS encoding DUF1059 domain-containing protein, producing the protein MKTRLNCPCGEHITGTDEDDLVAKTQAHLAAEHPGHDYSREEILFIAY; encoded by the coding sequence GTGAAGACCAGACTGAACTGCCCGTGCGGCGAACACATCACCGGCACCGACGAGGACGACCTCGTCGCCAAGACCCAGGCCCATCTGGCCGCCGAGCACCCCGGCCACGACTACTCCCGCGAAGAGATCCTGTTCATCGCGTACTGA